The following proteins are encoded in a genomic region of Streptomyces collinus Tu 365:
- a CDS encoding acyltransferase domain-containing protein codes for MTVRLFAVAAGTEEGLLAALRGHADRIRAGRDLPTLARYCHDAAARTPGLAHRAALTADSYDDLAEGLDKLVREWADRIPPPSPSRRPGLVFVFAGQGAQWDGMGLELLDTEPVFGAALRRCDERVRELAGFSVIQQLRAGPAMSRLGEIDVLQPTMVSLQIALVALWRSWRVEPDAVTGHSMGEISAGYAAGALTLDDALLIACRRSALLRRIAGRGALATTELSPEAAHALAASSGGRICVAGENSPRSTVLAGDTATLTALVEDLDRRGVYCRMVRGTVASHSHYVDELRDDLAGALRPLSPVPSRVPFYSTVTAAPVPGTDLGPAYWMRNLREPVRLAAATGRLAEDGHEIFVEVSTHPVLLSSLRQTLESAGRPGEVLPSGRRRTERRAMLSSLGTLFTYGRDPHWPTSAPPAPALTPYQAAVLAAVRRPRPSPAAAGSG; via the coding sequence GTGACCGTACGGCTGTTCGCCGTCGCCGCCGGGACCGAGGAGGGCCTGCTCGCCGCCCTCCGCGGGCACGCGGACCGGATCCGCGCCGGCCGGGACCTGCCCACGCTGGCCCGGTACTGCCACGACGCGGCAGCCAGGACACCCGGTCTGGCCCACCGGGCCGCTCTCACCGCCGATTCCTACGACGACCTCGCCGAGGGCCTGGACAAGCTGGTACGGGAGTGGGCCGACCGGATACCGCCTCCGTCGCCGTCCCGGCGGCCGGGACTGGTGTTCGTCTTCGCCGGCCAGGGCGCCCAGTGGGACGGCATGGGCCTGGAACTGCTCGACACCGAGCCGGTGTTCGGCGCGGCGCTGCGGCGCTGCGACGAACGGGTACGCGAGCTGGCCGGCTTCTCGGTGATCCAGCAGTTGCGGGCCGGCCCGGCGATGTCGCGGCTCGGTGAGATCGACGTGCTGCAGCCGACGATGGTGTCGTTGCAGATCGCCCTGGTGGCCCTGTGGCGCAGTTGGCGGGTGGAGCCGGACGCGGTGACCGGGCACAGCATGGGCGAGATCTCCGCCGGGTACGCGGCCGGAGCGCTCACCCTCGACGACGCCCTGCTGATCGCCTGCCGTCGCAGCGCCCTGCTGCGGCGGATCGCCGGCCGGGGCGCGCTGGCCACCACCGAGCTGTCGCCCGAGGCCGCGCACGCCCTGGCCGCCTCCAGCGGAGGCCGTATCTGCGTCGCCGGGGAGAACAGTCCCCGCTCGACCGTGCTGGCCGGGGACACCGCCACGCTGACGGCGCTGGTCGAGGACCTCGATCGGCGCGGCGTCTACTGCCGGATGGTGCGGGGTACGGTCGCCTCGCACAGCCACTACGTCGACGAACTGCGCGACGACCTGGCTGGGGCGCTGCGCCCGCTGAGCCCGGTGCCGTCACGGGTGCCGTTCTACTCGACCGTGACCGCGGCGCCGGTCCCCGGCACCGACCTGGGGCCCGCGTACTGGATGCGCAACCTCCGGGAGCCGGTCCGGCTGGCCGCCGCCACCGGCCGGCTGGCCGAGGACGGTCATGAGATCTTCGTCGAGGTGAGCACCCATCCGGTGCTGCTCTCCAGCCTGCGGCAGACGCTGGAGAGCGCCGGACGGCCGGGGGAGGTGCTGCCCTCCGGCCGCCGGCGGACCGAACGCCGGGCCATGCTGTCGTCGCTCGGCACGCTGTTCACCTACGGCCGCGACCCGCACTGGCCGACGTCCGCCCCGCCGGCGCCGGCGCTCACTCCCTACCAGGCCGCCGTCCTGGCGGCCGTCCGGCGCCCGCGGCCCTCGCCGGCCGCGGCGGGGTCAGGATGA
- a CDS encoding class I SAM-dependent methyltransferase, with protein MSQPDVMTAFTAGLADINLDESRAPRSGAEAAGMKSASSSIYDMAATLSGRGELWNWGMYDPGLAAEIEARLPGFTDFGTDGFSEQLYYLALRDLPDGLDGCADRTVLEVGCGTGEGLNFLSRLVPGARMTGLDLSPKAVARAEATLARGETLRFVQGDAEKLPFEDSSVDVLINIESSHTYPDLGRFLHEAARVLRPGGTLSHIDVFTRQRLRTMRGITEEMPQLKWITDHDVSAEVRAAVRRRMAPGSRFRRTLDRQRMNPLVRTIATHSQILMFGGMFAGYRPPSSVKVLSRLGLVPWMSGLPMESYRHQVAVRV; from the coding sequence ATGAGCCAACCCGATGTGATGACCGCCTTCACCGCCGGTCTCGCGGACATCAACCTCGACGAGTCCAGAGCACCCCGCTCGGGGGCCGAGGCCGCCGGGATGAAATCCGCCAGTTCCTCCATCTACGACATGGCGGCCACCCTGTCCGGTCGCGGTGAGCTGTGGAACTGGGGGATGTACGACCCCGGTCTGGCGGCCGAGATCGAGGCCCGGCTGCCCGGGTTCACCGACTTCGGCACCGACGGGTTCAGCGAGCAGCTCTACTACCTGGCCCTGCGCGACCTGCCCGACGGTCTGGACGGGTGCGCCGACCGGACGGTTCTGGAGGTGGGCTGCGGGACGGGCGAAGGGCTCAACTTCCTGTCCCGCCTCGTCCCCGGCGCCCGGATGACCGGCCTCGACCTGTCGCCGAAGGCGGTCGCCCGGGCCGAGGCCACGCTGGCGCGGGGTGAGACCCTGCGCTTCGTCCAGGGCGACGCCGAGAAGCTGCCGTTCGAGGACTCCTCGGTGGATGTGCTGATCAACATCGAGAGCTCGCACACGTATCCCGATCTGGGCCGCTTTCTGCACGAGGCCGCGCGGGTGCTGCGGCCGGGCGGGACGCTGTCGCACATCGACGTGTTCACCCGCCAGCGGCTGCGGACGATGCGGGGGATCACCGAGGAGATGCCCCAGCTGAAGTGGATCACCGATCACGACGTCTCCGCCGAGGTCCGCGCCGCGGTGCGCCGCCGGATGGCCCCGGGCAGCCGCTTCCGCCGCACGCTCGACCGGCAGCGGATGAACCCGCTGGTGCGCACGATCGCCACGCACAGTCAGATCCTGATGTTCGGCGGCATGTTCGCCGGCTACCGGCCGCCCTCCTCGGTCAAGGTACTCAGCCGGCTCGGCCTCGTGCCGTGGATGAGCGGCCTGCCGATGGAGAGCTACCGGCACCAGGTCGCCGTCCGAGTCTGA
- the panD gene encoding aspartate 1-decarboxylase: MYREMLKSKIHRATVTQADLHYVGSLTLDSTLMAAANLLPGEKVDVVDIDNGARLSTYVIEGPAGSGVVGINGAAARLISPGDLVIVISYAAMTEEQARAYRPSVVFVDDGNRPQHVGSDPAEAPDGADDLIRGDTVDA; encoded by the coding sequence GTGTACCGAGAGATGCTCAAGTCGAAGATCCACCGCGCCACCGTGACGCAGGCGGACCTGCACTACGTCGGCTCGCTGACGCTCGACTCGACGCTGATGGCCGCCGCGAACCTGCTGCCCGGGGAGAAGGTCGACGTCGTCGACATCGACAACGGCGCCCGGCTCAGCACGTACGTCATCGAGGGGCCGGCCGGCAGCGGAGTGGTGGGCATCAACGGCGCGGCGGCCCGGCTGATCAGTCCCGGCGACCTGGTGATCGTCATCTCCTACGCGGCGATGACCGAGGAACAGGCTCGCGCGTACCGGCCGAGCGTGGTCTTCGTCGACGACGGCAACCGACCGCAGCACGTCGGTTCCGACCCCGCCGAGGCGCCGGACGGCGCCGACGACCTGATACGCGGCGACACCGTCGACGCGTGA